Proteins from one Armatimonadota bacterium genomic window:
- the def gene encoding peptide deformylase: MAARDVVTYPDPVLRQQAKAVTKVDTNTKKLIHDMIDTMHEANGVGFAANQIGVLQKVIVFDDGTGPKVLINPKIVHASGEQVGIEGCLSVPGLQGEVRRANEIEVKGLDERGKPVKIKAEGLTARIIQHELDHLNGVLFIDRAEPNSLHYVTATEEEEAIEA, translated from the coding sequence ATGGCGGCGCGCGATGTGGTTACCTATCCGGATCCTGTTCTCAGACAACAGGCTAAAGCCGTAACCAAAGTAGATACGAATACGAAAAAGCTGATACACGATATGATTGATACCATGCATGAGGCAAATGGTGTGGGATTTGCTGCAAATCAGATTGGGGTCCTGCAGAAAGTTATTGTGTTTGATGACGGAACAGGGCCAAAGGTTCTTATCAATCCAAAAATCGTGCATGCCAGCGGTGAGCAAGTTGGCATTGAAGGATGCCTCAGTGTGCCAGGCCTGCAAGGTGAGGTTCGCCGCGCAAATGAAATTGAGGTTAAGGGTTTAGATGAAAGAGGAAAGCCTGTGAAGATTAAAGCCGAGGGATTAACTGCGCGCATTATCCAGCATGAGCTAGACCATCTAAATGGAGTGCTGTTTATTGATAGAGCTGAGCCAAATTCGCTGCACTATGTCACAGCCACAGAGGAAGAGGAAGCGATAGAGGCATAA